One Spiroplasma sp. NBRC 100390 DNA window includes the following coding sequences:
- a CDS encoding RDD family protein encodes MAKLADKTNHSIVSKDAADMAMTATRRDEDYNLHPLARPLRVIFVRFLDIILASLIPLVLTLTMNYWDAQRTVWAPIVVIGITFLLFFCYFVLLPYFWDGKTVGKFLFQIKLVNTEEKLKLGVIFTRELFIIFLPWFIVLLTNLSLNLIFHVNLGDLFRTTNKNPVAIIVIRIVTTTYFLWYLGLIFAVALNPNHQILFDRHFHLFNVKTKPIVKKQKKVPKKPITRATQHVHLQKDQPGNISDEVLKEIDEL; translated from the coding sequence ATGGCAAAATTAGCAGATAAAACTAATCATTCAATAGTGAGCAAAGATGCTGCGGATATGGCAATGACAGCAACAAGACGAGATGAGGATTATAACTTGCATCCATTAGCACGACCATTACGTGTTATTTTTGTGCGTTTTCTTGATATTATTTTGGCTAGTTTAATTCCGTTAGTTTTAACTTTAACAATGAATTATTGAGATGCCCAACGTACTGTCTGAGCACCAATTGTTGTTATTGGTATAACGTTTTTGTTGTTCTTCTGTTATTTTGTTCTTTTACCATATTTTTGAGATGGGAAAACTGTTGGTAAGTTTTTGTTTCAAATTAAATTAGTTAATACAGAAGAAAAGTTAAAATTAGGGGTTATTTTTACCCGGGAACTATTTATTATTTTTTTACCATGATTTATTGTGTTATTAACCAATTTAAGTTTAAATTTAATTTTTCATGTTAATTTAGGCGATTTATTCCGAACAACCAACAAAAACCCGGTGGCAATAATTGTGATTCGAATTGTGACAACAACTTATTTTTTATGATATTTAGGATTAATTTTTGCAGTTGCTTTAAATCCAAACCATCAAATTTTATTTGATCGTCATTTTCATTTGTTTAATGTTAAAACAAAACCAATTGTTAAAAAACAAAAAAAAGTTCCGAAAAAACCAATAACAAGAGCTACACAACATGTTCATTTGCAAAAAGACCAACCAGGGAATATTTCTGATGAAGTTTTAAAAGAAATTGATGAATTATAA